In Planococcus sp. MB-3u-03, the DNA window GACGTCAATGGCTTTGCTGATATCCATCGTGCCGTCCGGTTTTTCTTTCGTATAGTTCAATTCACAAAGGGCTGCGTGGCCAGTACCGGCATTGTTCCATTCGTTTGAACTTTCTTCGCCTGGGCTCGACAATTTCTCGAACACATTGATTTTCATGTCTGGAGATAATTCTTTTAGGAGAATCCCCAGAGTCGCACTCATAATACCAGCACCGATTAAGATTACATCTGTATCAGTTTCTCTATTGCTCATGTATACCTTCCTTTTCTACGCAAGTATTAGCGGCTTTCGAGTCCACCGCTTCCGTGTTAAATCCATCATCTATTGTATGCCTGTGTGACACAAAATTTCTACTACTAACGGACAATTATAAACCATTTTGCGTAAGGATTAAAGAAAATAAGCCTTTTGTGCAAAGCCATGAGATGAAAAAGCAGATTCCTGCACTGAAGGCGCGTAATCCCCCTTCGAACGAGCAGCTTAGTCTATTCCGCAATCTGCGCCCATGCAAAAAGAGACCGTCATTGCGACGGTCTCTACAGAGTCTTCGTTGCCATTGAATTTCACCAGCTTGGCTTGGAAGCGAATTTCTTGTAAAGGGCAAGCAGGCACCAGAACAGCAGGGCCGTGGCGAGAAAACTGGCCACGTACCCGATCGGGGAAACGGCATAACCGAATGATACTTCCGACTGCAGCACATGCTCATTCGCCCATAACGCTTCGATATTCGGCTGGTACAGCATCGTTTTCGCATATCCGACCGTAAATGTAATAACCCAATACAAAAGATGGACCATTACGGCCCCGCTGCTGCCTGGCATATCAGCTTCATCCCGCTCACCCCTTTTTCCATATTTTAGCATAAAAATGGAAGTGCGCCTATATAGAATTCCAACTGTTCCCAATTTTTTTATTTATGTTCGGTTCGCGCTGTGGAACGGGCAGCTGATTATATGATCGTCGACCATTCCTATTGCCTGAAGAAACGAATAGCTCGTGACCGGGCCGACGAATTTAAAGCCGCGTTTTTTCAAATCTTTGCTGAGCTTTACCGACAATTCCGATTGGGCGGGAATCTGCCCGTCTGATTGCCATTCGTTGATCACCGCTTGGCCGTCTGTGAAACTCCATAGATACTCGGCAAAACTCGCGAATTCGGATTGGATTTCCTTCACCGCCCGTGCATTCGTGCGCACGGATTGGAGCTTGGCACCGTGTTTGATCACGCCGTATTGCTCCTTGATCTCAGCAAGCGCTTCATCCGTCAATGCGGCGCAATAATCTATATCGAAATTGTGAAAAGCGTCTTTGTAGCTATCGCGTTTTGACAGCACGATCTGCCAGGACAAGCCTGCTTGGGCGCCTTCCAAGCTCAGCATTTCAAATAAATAACGTTCATCGCGGCTCGGCCGGCACCATTCTTCGTTGTGGTAGGCTTGCATCCGTTCGTCGCTTTTTGGCCATTCGCATTGCGCCATTGGAGCACCTCTTCCTGTTTTTTTTATGATGAAAAAAAGAAGCGGCAATCCTTCCCGCTTCTTTACCGATGATCGTCTTCCGGCGTTTCCCGGTCCTCTACTTTGACGCTTTTTACAGGCGTTTGTTGATTCGGCACATCATCCACTTTATTGGACTTGCTCTTTTTCAGCATCACAAGGATACTGCCGACCAAAAGCCCGGTAATGAGCAGAAAAAGGCCAAAGATGATGAGCGCCACCGTAATCCCACCAGGCATTTCCATTTTTATTTCCCCCTTTCGCTATCGTTCCTTAGGTTCTGTTCATTGTTCATTCTCCAGTTTTTTAACGCGCAATTCCAGTGCCTTGATGCGCTTTTGCAAATCCGTTTCATCCGACTGCAGCTTTTTGTTCTTGTTGGCCGCTGATTTTACGGCAGCTACTACCAGCACGATCGCCAAAATGAAAAAGCCCAGAAGGAAGAACGTTGCAATGATATCGCCTATATTGAACATCATCATATTATCCACAATTCATATCCCCTTCCAATCTTGGTGTAAACTTCTACAAACTTTACAGAAAACCCTTTTATCGCGGCATGCAGTCAATATTAAAAGCCGCTTTCATAAATCCCCTTGAAATTAAAATTCATTCAACTCACTAAAAAGCCGAAACCCTCACGAAGGGCTTCGGCTTTTTAGTGTTCAAGCGACGTGTCTATCGCATCATTTCGTTAACGAAATACAGCTGATAAACAGCAGGCAGCAATAACGCGACGGTTAAACAAATCACGGCCGCGATTTTCGATTGTTTGCGTACGCGCCCATCTTCCGATTTCAATTGCTCGAAAAACGTTAACGTAAAGTAAAAGCTGGCCACAAACAAAAGGGCTGAAACGATGCCCATCCAACTGCCCATTCCAAACATCCCAATATTCGACATCCCGCTCCCCCATTTCATACCTGATTAGGCCTTCGTTAAGTCGCCAAGAACAAGTTTTGCCATGAGACAGTCAATAAAAACAGCGAAATGACCACGAAAGCATAACCCCAGAATTCTTTTTGGTTTTTCTCGATCCGTTCGAATCCTGCAACGAGCATGAACAATCCCGCGAGCAGCATGACGAGCGGCGTCAAAACCAATTTTTCGGTAAATAATGTATAGCTTCCTATTCCGATAACACTTAATTGAAGGATAATCCGAATTATTTTCAGCATCGCTATTCCCCATTCTTACGCAACTGCTCCAATGCGTATTGGCGCATCCGGGCAGTCTATAAATTCCCATTTTTTTCATCCTATCATTTTTAAGGAATCAAAGGAATATGAAGATGGAAATTTGAGGAAATAGATAGTCGTTTTCATAAAAAAGAACGCGGCTCCTGCTTTAGCCCGCCTTATTTCATATGATTTCGGATATGGCGGGGAATCATGACCGCTTCGACCGATAAATCGACCGCTTCGAAGTCTGGATCGATGCATTCCTGCCAGTACGCCATGTGTTTTTCGTCAATCCAATGCGTTGAGGTTTCCACCGCCTGCCCGCCTTCCCCCTGCACCGAATACCAATACAAATACTCAGCCCCATCCAGCGTTTCCCGGAAAATGGTCTCGACGTACATGTTCTCCCCTTCCAAGGTCACAAGGACTTCCTCCATATGATTGTTCAAGAACTTTAGCCATTCATCTACCACTTCCGACTTTCCTTTTTTCACGCGAAACCGCGTCAATTCAACATTCACCTAAACCACTTCCTTCGAAGTTTTTTAAAATTGCTCAAGATGGCAGAAAACAACAAGCTTGGCGAAATTATCTTCCATAAGTTTATTGACAATACACGAGTAGCGAAGTAGGATAAAACAAGAATCTAATTGAAAATGATTATCATTATTGATTGATCATTCTCGATCAAAGGAGAAGAAGAACTTGAAAAAATCAGGATTATTGTTCGTGCTTTTATTGTTACTGGCCGTACTCGCCGCTTGTGGCTCTGCTGAATCGTCAGAAGATACAGGCGCTGCAGAACCGGAACAAGATGCAGCAGCGGAGACATTTATATACGAATCGGAAACAGGCGCCGTTGAAGTGCCGACAGACCCGCAGCGCATTATCGCCTTGACGAACGGGCCGAATGTCTTGGCGCTTGAAGGCAATATCGTCGGCATCGACGAATGGACCAATGCCAACCCGCTTTTTGAAGATATGCTGTCCGATGTGGAAATCGTCACGGAAGACAATCTGGAGAAAATCATCGAATTGGATCCGGACCTCATCATTGCAGGCACACACATGAAAAATCTCGACAAGATGAGCGAAATTGCACCGACCGTTGCTTTCACGTGGGGCAAACTCGGTTATTTGGATCAGCAAGTCGAAATCGGCAAATTGCTCAATAAAGAACAGGAAGCGACAGATTGGGTCGCTGATTTCCAAAACCGCGCACAAGCTGCCGGTGAAGAAATCCGCGCCAAAATCGGTGAAGACGCCACTGTTTCGGTCATCGAAAGCGGCAATAAGGAATTCTATGTATTCGGTGATAATTACGCACGCGGCACCGAAATTCTCTATCAGGAAATGGGCTTGAACATGCCGGAAAAAGTCGAGGAACTTGCCCTTGAAGCAGGCGTCCACACCTTCTCGCTCGAAGTATTGCCTGACTTTGCAGGGGATTACGTCGTCCTCAGCAAAAATCCGGATGTCGACAACTCATTCATGGAAACCGATGTCTGGAACAATATCCCTGCCGTAAGCGAAGAGCGCGTCATTGAAATCAATACGAAAGCTTCGACGTACAGCGACCCGATCACCCTGGACCATCTGCTCGGTATCTTTGAAGAAGGATTCCTTGCCGGTAATTAAGCCATTTGAAAGCCCCCGTCCGAACGGACTTCCACACCCCCCGGAAGCCGTTCGGACGGGGGCTTTCGTTATGTTTTGCTTTTGGCGCATGCATCACACGTAAACTTGCCCTCTAGTTTTAAATACGCTTTGACCTCCGCGAACCCTTTGCGCTTCGGATAGCGCATCTGGATATGCACTACTTCATCGCCTTCGATTTCCCTGCCGCACACTTGGCATTTCGGTGCTTGATTGAACATCATCATCCCTCCCACTTGATGGTTATTGTTTTAAGCGTTCCGATAAGCCTTGGTCGTCCGTATAAGTGAACTTGCCGATTTTGCCTTCCTGGACAGTCGAGAATAGCACGACGCCTCCCACTTCAGCACGCTGCTCTTTTCCGCCTTTTTTCTGAAACACCACTTCTGCCGTGAACAGGTAGCGGTTCGCCACCGTCTCGCTCAACTCGATGTCTACATCTTCCAGGCGCAGCTCGTAGCCGTAAATATCAGCCAACCCCGGAAAATAGGTACCGAATACCCGCATGAACTGATCCAATTCGTTGTCAGTGAAATAGGCTCCGTATTTGTCGTCCACTTGCTGTTCAAATGCCTCATTCACTTCGACGCCGTCCACGATTTGTTTGTTGGCAGGATTCCACATCGCCTCTAAAAACTCCTCGTCCGGCCCGTTGAATTGCAGCTCCAATACGCGCTCAATCGTCTCCATTTTTGGGTCGTCCGCTTTCGCCGCCATACACCCGCACACGGTAAACAATGCCGCGAGCACGGCCAGCCCAGCCAACGCCAATTTCAGTTTGCTTGCTCCTTTCTGCATTCCGACCATCTCCTTTGTTTATACTACGAAATAACTAGAGTTAAGTTTCAATTTTCTGGCATATAAGGGAGTTGTTTCGAA includes these proteins:
- a CDS encoding DNA-3-methyladenine glycosylase I translates to MAQCEWPKSDERMQAYHNEEWCRPSRDERYLFEMLSLEGAQAGLSWQIVLSKRDSYKDAFHNFDIDYCAALTDEALAEIKEQYGVIKHGAKLQSVRTNARAVKEIQSEFASFAEYLWSFTDGQAVINEWQSDGQIPAQSELSVKLSKDLKKRGFKFVGPVTSYSFLQAIGMVDDHIISCPFHSANRT
- a CDS encoding DUF6176 family protein: MNVELTRFRVKKGKSEVVDEWLKFLNNHMEEVLVTLEGENMYVETIFRETLDGAEYLYWYSVQGEGGQAVETSTHWIDEKHMAYWQECIDPDFEAVDLSVEAVMIPRHIRNHMK
- a CDS encoding iron-hydroxamate ABC transporter substrate-binding protein produces the protein MKKSGLLFVLLLLLAVLAACGSAESSEDTGAAEPEQDAAAETFIYESETGAVEVPTDPQRIIALTNGPNVLALEGNIVGIDEWTNANPLFEDMLSDVEIVTEDNLEKIIELDPDLIIAGTHMKNLDKMSEIAPTVAFTWGKLGYLDQQVEIGKLLNKEQEATDWVADFQNRAQAAGEEIRAKIGEDATVSVIESGNKEFYVFGDNYARGTEILYQEMGLNMPEKVEELALEAGVHTFSLEVLPDFAGDYVVLSKNPDVDNSFMETDVWNNIPAVSEERVIEINTKASTYSDPITLDHLLGIFEEGFLAGN
- a CDS encoding Fe3+ hydroxamate ABC transporter substrate-binding protein; translation: MFNQAPKCQVCGREIEGDEVVHIQMRYPKRKGFAEVKAYLKLEGKFTCDACAKSKT